TGGATCTTTCGTTATTCCAAATATAACCCGCTAAGCTTGTACTTATCACAAAGGAAAAACAGCTTAGATAGTGCATAGTTTATTGATCATGTCAATCTTCCTCGATAATTACTTCAGTCTAGTATTAGTTTATAAACAACTAAAACTATTCTGCTCCCTAATCCAATTGTATATTGGTTCAATTATTATATGAAGTTTCTGTTTCATGAAATGCAGTAACAATAGTAAATTTCACACTATCTTGCATTGATCTTAACTTGGTGTCTCCTACCTCTCGTCTTCAGTCCTTTGGATAAGTGCTTAAAGATCCTACTATGAGAGGTGGCACTTGCTGCTCGGACAATTTCATGTAGTTATTTGCCAAAGACTAAAAAACAAGTCATATAAATTGTAACTACAACTTCTGAAACATGACAAAATTATTACCAAGGACAATATAAACAGTGAGATACCGAATTGTTGCTATAAATACTCAGAAGTTCGATTTAAACTGCGTGAACATTTTGGTACACTAGTTAGCTCATTGGCCCTTTGTTGTGTTATACATGGATTGGATTTGGGCAACTGGGTTGTTTGCTATTGTTTATGTACTGCAAGCATGGATTTACAAAAGCAAGAACAAGAAGATCAAGAAATTGCCTCCCGGTCCCAGAGGATTTCCTATTATCGGAAACCTTCTGATGTTAGGAGAGTTCCCTCATGTCGATCTTCATCGACTAGCCCAGAAGCACGGTGACATCATGTACCTGCGCTTAGGCTTGGTGCCTACCATTATTGTATCATCCCCTCAAGCAGCCGAGCTGTTTCTCAAAACGCACGACCTtgcttttgctactaggccaCCGCATGAAGCTGCAAAGCACATTTCTTATGGCCAAAGAAACTTATCCTATGCCGAGTATGGGTCTTATTGGCGCACCATTCGCAAGATGTGCACCCTTGAATTACTCAGCAACCATAAAATCAATTCCTTCAAGTCCATGAGGAAAGAAGAGCTTGATCTCTTCATTAACTTCATTCGAGAGGCTTCCTGTTATCGTGCTACGGTTGATCTCAGCGCAAAGGTTTCTTCGCTCAACGCAGCAATGACCTGCCGGTTGGTGTTCGGAAAGAAGTATATGGATAAGGAATTTGATGAGAAGGGTTTCCAAGCTTGGATCCATGAGGGTATGCATCTAGCAGGCACCCCCAACTTTGGTGATTATCTTCCTTTTCTAGCTCCATTTGACCTCCAGGGTTTAACTAAGCGAATGAAGGCTGTTAGCAAGGTGTTTGATGACTTCTTTGAGAAGATCATTGATGAGCACATCGAATCTCAGTTTAATCAAGAAAGGAACAAAGACTTTGTCGATGTCATGTTGGGTTTCATGGGATCGAATGAATCCGAGTACAAGATTGAACGCGCCAATATCAAGGCCATAATTCTGGTAAGTCGATTTTGCGTCGTTTATAAATCAATTATGTTCGACATGTTATATCTATTGCATAGACCATCAATTAATCAAAACTACAACTCATCGAGTGAAActattttacttattttgtGATATTCACTGGATGTAGGGCTAATGCTTAAGTGTACAACTCATCGAGTGACAAGTAAAAATACTTATTTTGTGATAATTACTGATGTAGGGCTAATGCTTAACTGTAATAGTCAAGTAGAACTTCAGATCTGTAGATGACCGAACGTACACTAACTCACTACGTGAGCCCGAAATTCAAATCCGCTTAAATGCTTAGTGTCGATATATTTTGATCTATCATCATTTATACGATGAATCTGTAATACCAAGTGATTAATTAGTAACACAAGTTTCCAAACTAATTTCCTCGCAGGACATGGTCTCTGGTGGGATAGACACCTCAGCGACGGCGATTGAGTGGACACTTGCCGAACTCATGAGGCACCCTCGAGTGATGAAGAAAGTCCAGAAAGAGTTGGAAGATGTAGTAGGCATGGAGAGAATGGTTGATGAATCAGACTTGGAGAAGCTGGAATACTTGAACATGGTGGTAAAGGAAAACTTGAGGCTACACCCAGTTGCTCCATTGCTGATCCCCCATGCAGCCATTGAAGACTGCACTGTTAACGGCTTCCACATACCCGAAAAATCACACGTTATTGTAAATGTGTGGGCAGTTGGGAGAGACCCTAGTGCGTGGACTGATCCAGACATGTTCATACCGGAAAGATTTGATGGTAGTAATATAGATCTCCGCGGTCGGGACTTCCAACTCCTTCCGTTTGGTTCCGGCCGAAGAGGTTGCCCTGGGATGCATCTAGGGCTAACTGTGGTCCTTCTGGTGGTGGCGCAACTTGTGCATTGCTTTGATTGGGAACTTCCAGATAATATGTTGCCAACTGAGTTGGACATGACTGAGGAGTTTGGTCTAACAGTTCCAAGGGCCAAACATCTACTAGCCATTCCTTCTTATCGTCTTCGACAACAATAAGGTTCCTGTATGATGTCTGTACGTATGCCAATGGTACTGTGCCAATGCTTTTTTCTGGAAACAAATAATATATCCGGCCATACATGTTCTCCTTAAAATATATTGCGAGTCGTACAGACCTTGTTATTTGAATAGTAGGGCTACGCCTTCGATCATTCTATCCCACATTTCAAGCCTAAAGTTCAACCAGATTTCAGATCTAATAATAACAAATGTAAGTACCAATCGTTATATACCTTGGTAAAGAATGTCAAAGCAAATTAAATGTTGCCATTGTATTGAAGATTTTCTGGGAAACTAGCTAGAGCTAGAATATATGGAAGAACGAACTTGGTCTCGATCGCTCACAAGCCCATCTAGCTAGCATCACTGTTGGTCATAGTTGactgaaaatgaaattacaacTAACTGCATGCCTCTTCTCTCCTAACTCCTAAAATCAACCAATGGTCGAATTTCTATGCCAAACAATAAATCAGGAGGTGATGAAACTATTATTGTCTTGCTTCAGCAAATTGTGTCCTTTTTTTTACCTATCTGTTTTTGTGGATACAAGAAATGCACGTCAAAGGCCACAGTATGCTCCTCGGTGGCATATATCAACTTATCTAGCTAGGTTTCGCTAGGGTCTCTTGcctttaattatttatacaGGTCTCTTCCTTGCAAATGGTGAGAGAGAAGGTtatagagaaagagagactGTAGTGGATTAGTGGCATCGATCTCTCTTTAGTTTACTTGTGCGGGTTCAAACAGCTCGTGAGGATGAGGAAGCTTAGATCCGTTTCTTGATTATATAGTTGCCTTCAAATAATTCAACCACCTTAGCAAACTGATTGAGGAGGTTAGTTACGGTGGTTGTGTTATTTGAAGTCAAATATGTAAATCAGAATGAGATTTCAAATAAGAATCAGGTGATTAATTCTGCTTATCAAATATACATACATGTAAATTTTCGAAATTTTCTGTAAGTACACTGTACACGCTAAATTAAATCGTCAAAATCTCGGATAATGCTTCTGCTGTCGAACTGTCGGTCCTAGTGAGACTGAGACGTCCTCTCTCCAGCTGCTCGACTTCGTCATCGATGTCTATGTTGCATGTCGATCATCTTCGCCCTTGCTTCtgctgaatatatatattacctcAACATCGAGATCGATCTTTACGTACGGTGTcctgacatatatataatccaagaTAGAAGCTAGGGTATGAGTCTCACCTTTCACTTTTGGCTTGTTTGCCAGATAGAAGCTTACGGCCGGATCTCAAAGAAGATGCAGTGACTTTGCAGAGGATGAAACAAACAACTAAATTCTAGGATCGAGTTACTAAAGAAGATTCGTGACCAGATAGATCCTTATTCCATCATCTGCCAAGGCCAAGCCTCCTTATTTGATTTTCAGCTTCTGAATATATACTTGAATTCAAATGGCTGAACTAttaatttgaatatttgatgGAAACTCATTCATCGATGTACCTATATATAAGCCACTGCGGAAAGTCTAGAAACTTATATGGACTTATGGTTATCTAGCTCAACTAATAATGAAAGCACATTTCGGCTACTTCGATCTTTACGACGTACCATCCTAATGATAAAACACATTTTTCGTGTCAATGCCATCTTCACGTGCCGTGCTGGCCGGCCTACAATATACTCACCGGAATCAAGATGATGCTCGGTGGCCATTGTCTATTAATCATTGATGGCGATTGGCGATCGGCCGGGACTCGTTAATTTGGTGTGCCAGAGTTCCactatataaaaattaacaattaaGTTACAAATTAATTAACGTACTGGGAAAATGACGAGACATTTCGCAAGGGCGTTCATCGAGTACTATTGACTGGAAATATCATTGTTCTTCTTTCACTCATACGTCTCTTCTGATCTCCTTTTCAACTTCAAGCTGTGTAACACCAATTAAGATTCACGAAAAGATGTGAAAGATTCAGTCGGCAAGTACGCGCCGCAAGTAGTACTGTGTATGTGATACCAAACATCTATGCATGTATTAATTTGTAGCTGTTTGAGCCCAATATAATAGGCCCATAATTAGTGCTTAACATGCAGGCATGCAGATGAAGGCTTTTGTTGGGACTTTGTACGTGACTAGGATAGgaataatatattaatattgTTAATCTGTCCCGGCTATCAGATTTGGTCATATACCAGTAGCTTCGCTATAACCTGTAAGATTTAAGATTTTCTGTTTTCATCGGTGCGCTGAGATATCACATATTAGCTAGTAGCAAACCTAGCGCTCTTTGCTAATGTCACATTCTCAGGCTTACATTGCGATTATTAGCATACTGAAAGCAAACAGTTGTAATCGTACTTGCAAACCTTCAAGTACAAGTGTACAAcaaaatacagtagaaacgtAGTAGCTAGTAGTGTACAAccagatacatatatatttacacgACAATGAAATACAAGAAGTTTAACTACTTATATAAACCAGGCCGGAAGACACAGAGAGATAGAAGCCTAGAAGTCATACGTAGGAGATGTTGGCTAGATCATGGGCATCCATACTTGCCAATTGTACCATATCTTCATCCCAGAA
This genomic interval from Argentina anserina chromosome 1, drPotAnse1.1, whole genome shotgun sequence contains the following:
- the LOC126795512 gene encoding cytochrome P450 71AU50-like; translation: MDWIWATGLFAIVYVLQAWIYKSKNKKIKKLPPGPRGFPIIGNLLMLGEFPHVDLHRLAQKHGDIMYLRLGLVPTIIVSSPQAAELFLKTHDLAFATRPPHEAAKHISYGQRNLSYAEYGSYWRTIRKMCTLELLSNHKINSFKSMRKEELDLFINFIREASCYRATVDLSAKVSSLNAAMTCRLVFGKKYMDKEFDEKGFQAWIHEGMHLAGTPNFGDYLPFLAPFDLQGLTKRMKAVSKVFDDFFEKIIDEHIESQFNQERNKDFVDVMLGFMGSNESEYKIERANIKAIILDMVSGGIDTSATAIEWTLAELMRHPRVMKKVQKELEDVVGMERMVDESDLEKLEYLNMVVKENLRLHPVAPLLIPHAAIEDCTVNGFHIPEKSHVIVNVWAVGRDPSAWTDPDMFIPERFDGSNIDLRGRDFQLLPFGSGRRGCPGMHLGLTVVLLVVAQLVHCFDWELPDNMLPTELDMTEEFGLTVPRAKHLLAIPSYRLRQQ